ACGTACTCGGTGCCCTCGCCTTCCTTCATGTCCTGGTTCAGGTCATAAATGATCACCGGGATGGAGGTCTGGTAGTTTTCCAGCAGGAACGCGAGCAGGTTACTGACAGACGCGGACCACGTCGCGGTCTGGGTTAAAACCTGGTCCGTACTTTTTCGTAAATCGAGTTCCGATGTTGAATTCATGAAGTCGGTTCCGTCGACATCGGGATTGTCGCTAGATGGTCCTGACCACATCACCAAATCCAGCGTTCCGGAACCGGCTTTGTACTTGTACAGGTCCGCGTACTGCTTGCTGACATAATAGTCGGATTTGCTATTCCCGTAGAGTTCCTGCAGCACGGCTGTCGAATACGAATAAAACTGGTCGTACTGCATGGCGAACGGCAACACGGGCTCGGGCAGATAGATGGCCGCCCACGACGGCGCCGCCAGCAGGATCAGGCATGCCGCCCCTAAAATCCTCTTAAGCATGATTCGCATGGATTGTCCCTCCGTTGATATTCGTTCATTACGAGTTTGACAGAAGGGCAGCAATAACAGTGCCGAACGCAATTACCTGATTTTAAAATAAAAAAATATCTTATGGCACATAAAATGTAAGACTTCCCGACATCTGATCGAAATGGTTCACAGGCGCATCCGCACCGACGCGCCCCCCTTCCACGAATCCGAAAGTCCTTTGGCACGCTTCTTACATACGGCCATGGCTATGAGCGAAAAAGCCTGGCCCCGTATTCTGCCCTTCGCACTGTTCATGGCCTTCATCGGCCTCGACGAGGGACTACATTTCCTTAACGAACGGGGCTGGATCGACATCTACGCCGCCGACTTCTTTCTTCTCTACCCATTGCGTCCCATGTCCGCGCTGCTCGCGCTTCTTCTGCTGCGCCGGGCGTACACGGAACTGGACTGGACCGAACTGGGCAGACCCGCGCAAACCTTGGGCAGCATCGGCCTGGGGCTCGCGGTCTTCGCACTCTGGATCAACATGGACTGGGCTCCGCAGGCGCTGGGGCAGCCGGCTGGATTCGACCCGACAACCTTCCCCGACGACGGCACGAGGCTGTCCATGATCGCGGCCAGGATCGCGGGGGCCGTCGTCGTGGTGCCGATCATGGAGGAGCTGTTCTGGCGCTCCTTCCTGCTTCGCTACATCATCACCCCGCATTTCTCGAAAATTCCGGTCGGCACGTTCACCTGGACCTCCTTCCTGGCCTGCGCCGGGCTCTTCGGCCTGGCCCACCATTTCATCGTCGCCGGCATCATGGCGGGCATGGCCTATTCCTGGCTGCTCTACAGGACAAAAAGCATCGCGCAATGCGTGCTGGCCCATG
This region of Desulfomicrobium escambiense DSM 10707 genomic DNA includes:
- a CDS encoding PEP-CTERM sorting domain-containing protein, with product MRIMLKRILGAACLILLAAPSWAAIYLPEPVLPFAMQYDQFYSYSTAVLQELYGNSKSDYYVSKQYADLYKYKAGSGTLDLVMWSGPSSDNPDVDGTDFMNSTSELDLRKSTDQVLTQTATWSASVSNLLAFLLENYQTSIPVIIYDLNQDMKEGEGTEYVSGIVTITEANGDVVRSWSFDNSTNGVYNQMDLVKVPEEITFPISATNSSTVNSNIGGGFADFLLYAPDLDLALYNATGRIISFTPYFTNLNDGPEEIYLSGAFQRNIVPEPSTLILLGLGMSALAFMGRRLRR
- a CDS encoding CAAX prenyl protease-related protein, which produces MSEKAWPRILPFALFMAFIGLDEGLHFLNERGWIDIYAADFFLLYPLRPMSALLALLLLRRAYTELDWTELGRPAQTLGSIGLGLAVFALWINMDWAPQALGQPAGFDPTTFPDDGTRLSMIAARIAGAVVVVPIMEELFWRSFLLRYIITPHFSKIPVGTFTWTSFLACAGLFGLAHHFIVAGIMAGMAYSWLLYRTKSIAQCVLAHAVTNLALAVYVLEREEWRLW